A section of the Aminivibrio pyruvatiphilus genome encodes:
- a CDS encoding Gfo/Idh/MocA family protein, with protein MHTFALAGCGRISKNHVDTLLELEKEGRAKLVSCCDPVPERACAVAERTGCQPFPSMESMLEAVKCDVVSICTPSGLHPAHVETAARYGRHALSEKPAGTSLSSVDRAINACDEKGVRYFVVKQNRFNKTIALLRRALEAGRFGRLYLLSSNVYWTRPQDYYDQAKWRGTWEFDGGALSNQASHYVDMMQWMGGAVESVQAFSATLARRIEAEDTITVNLKYRSGALGSINVTNLTYPKNLEGSITLLGEKGTVRIGGVALNKIEQWQFDAPHEIDGEVDDANTNPSSVYGFGHVPFYRHVLDVLDGKAEPLLTGREGRKTVEIIQAAYESARTGRAVQILGRNSL; from the coding sequence ATGCACACATTCGCCCTTGCCGGCTGTGGCCGGATAAGCAAAAATCATGTAGATACACTTCTTGAGCTCGAAAAGGAAGGTCGGGCAAAGCTTGTTTCCTGCTGCGACCCCGTTCCGGAGCGTGCCTGCGCCGTGGCAGAAAGGACCGGCTGCCAGCCCTTCCCGTCCATGGAATCCATGCTCGAGGCAGTGAAATGCGACGTGGTCTCCATATGCACCCCATCGGGCCTTCACCCGGCTCATGTGGAGACCGCAGCACGGTACGGCCGCCATGCCCTCTCCGAAAAGCCTGCCGGCACCAGCCTCTCCTCCGTGGACCGGGCGATCAACGCCTGCGACGAAAAGGGAGTGAGGTACTTCGTCGTCAAGCAGAACCGGTTCAACAAGACCATCGCCCTGCTGCGCCGTGCCCTCGAGGCCGGACGCTTCGGCCGCCTCTACCTGCTGTCGTCCAACGTCTACTGGACCCGCCCCCAGGACTACTATGATCAGGCGAAGTGGCGGGGCACCTGGGAATTCGACGGAGGAGCCTTGAGCAACCAGGCATCCCACTACGTGGACATGATGCAGTGGATGGGCGGTGCGGTGGAATCCGTCCAGGCATTCAGCGCCACCCTCGCCCGAAGGATCGAGGCGGAGGACACCATCACAGTCAACCTTAAATACCGCAGCGGCGCCCTGGGAAGCATCAACGTCACCAACCTCACCTACCCCAAAAACCTCGAGGGCAGCATCACTCTCCTTGGAGAAAAAGGAACGGTGCGCATCGGCGGCGTGGCCCTCAACAAAATCGAGCAGTGGCAGTTCGACGCCCCTCACGAAATTGACGGGGAAGTGGATGATGCCAACACCAACCCATCGAGCGTCTACGGCTTCGGACATGTTCCCTTCTACCGCCACGTCCTGGACGTGCTGGACGGCAAAGCGGAACCCCTCCTTACGGGCCGGGAGGGAAGAAAGACTGTGGAAATCATCCAGGCGGCATATGAATCAGCAAGGACCGGGAGAGCGGTGCAGATCCTCGGAAGAAATTCTCTGTAA
- the istB gene encoding IS21-like element helper ATPase IstB, giving the protein MLTEPTVDKLHEMRLRAMADAFRQQLANPSMSALSFEERFGMLVEAEYSKRRNSLMNRLATNAGLKINDACMEGIEYHPDRKLKKDLLSTLATCSYIREHRDVLIIGATGAGKTYIGCALGNAACRNYISVKYIRLPELLTDLSIGRGDGTIKKLLNHYKRKVSLLILDEWMLTPLSGSAAFDLLEIVEARHQNASTIFISQCGPAGWHEHIDDGRVADAILDRIVHNAYEIMIDGEDSMRWRKSFKRKAGNKD; this is encoded by the coding sequence ATGCTGACTGAACCCACCGTGGACAAGCTTCACGAAATGAGGCTCCGCGCCATGGCAGACGCCTTCCGTCAGCAGCTGGCCAATCCGTCCATGAGCGCCCTCTCCTTCGAAGAGCGCTTCGGGATGCTGGTGGAGGCCGAATACTCCAAGAGGCGGAACTCACTCATGAACCGTCTCGCGACAAATGCCGGGCTGAAAATAAACGATGCCTGCATGGAGGGCATCGAATACCACCCGGACAGGAAATTGAAGAAAGACCTTCTCTCCACTCTTGCAACCTGCTCGTATATACGGGAGCACCGGGATGTCCTGATCATAGGTGCTACCGGGGCAGGGAAAACCTACATTGGTTGTGCTCTAGGCAACGCGGCTTGCCGGAATTATATCTCCGTGAAGTACATACGCCTCCCCGAGCTTCTCACGGACCTGTCGATAGGCAGAGGGGACGGAACCATTAAAAAGCTGCTGAACCATTACAAGAGGAAAGTCTCCCTTCTCATACTGGACGAATGGATGCTGACGCCGCTGAGCGGCTCGGCAGCGTTCGATCTGCTGGAGATAGTCGAAGCCAGGCACCAGAACGCGTCGACGATTTTTATCTCCCAGTGCGGCCCTGCCGGATGGCATGAACACATCGATGACGGGAGGGTGGCGGATGCTATTTTGGACAGGATCGTCCACAACGCCTACGAAATCATGATTGACGGCGAGGACTCCATGAGATGGAGGAAAAGTTTCAAACGCAAGGCAGGAAACAAGGACTAG